One window of the Eschrichtius robustus isolate mEscRob2 chromosome 13, mEscRob2.pri, whole genome shotgun sequence genome contains the following:
- the POLR3H gene encoding DNA-directed RNA polymerase III subunit RPC8 has protein sequence MFVLVEMVDTVRIPPWQFERKLNDSIAEELNKKLANKVVYNVGLCICLFDITKLEDAYVFPGDGASHTKVHFRYVVFHPFLDEILIGKIKGCSPEGVHVSLGFFDDILIPPESLQQPAKFDEAEQVWVWEYETEEGAHDLYMDTGEEIRFRVVDESFVDTSPTGPSSADAASSSEELPKKEAPYTLVGSISEPGLGLLSWWTSS, from the exons ATGTTCGTCCTGGTGGAGATGGTAGACACCGTGCGGATCCCCCCGTGGCAGTTTGAGAGGAAGCTCAACGACTCCATTGCCGAGGAGTTGAACAAGAAGTTGGCCAACAAG GTCGTGTACAACGTGGGACTCTGCATCTGTCTGTTTGACATCACCAAGCTGGAGGACGCCTATGTGTTCCCGGGGGACGGTGCATCACACACCAAAG TTCACTTTCGCTATGTGGTGTTCCATCCGTTCCTGGACGAGATTCTGATTGGAAAGATCAAAGGCTGCAGCCCGGAGGGAGTGCACG TCTCTCTAGGGTTCTTCGATGATATTCTCATTCCTCCAGAGTCGCTGCAGCAGCCGGCCAAGTT CGACGAGGCGGAGCAGGTGTGGGTGTGGGAGTACGAGACCGAGGAAGGAGCGCACGACCTGTACATGGACACCGGCGAGGAGATCCGCTTCCGGGTGGTGGACGAGAGCTTTGTGGACACATCCCCCACCGGGCCCAGCTCGGCCGATGCCGCCTCTTCCAGCGAGGAGCTGCCAAAGAAGGAGGCTCCGTACACGCTTGTG